Proteins from a genomic interval of Streptomyces sp. Tu6071:
- a CDS encoding TlyA family RNA methyltransferase, whose translation MAGVARRRLDAELVRRKLARSREHASQLIAAGRVSVGGALALKPATQVETSAPVVVTPDEDDPDYVSRGGHKLAGALEAFVPRGLRVEGRRALDAGASTGGFTDVLLRAGVAQVVAVDVGYGQLAWSLQSDPRVVVKDRTNVRELSLDLIDDEPVGLVVGDLSFIPLGLVLPALVRCCAPDADLVLMVKPQFEVGRERLGSGGVVRSPELRAEAVRRVAAQAAELGLGVLGVTASPLPGPSGNVEYFLWLRAGAPPLDPADVDRAVAEGPR comes from the coding sequence GTGGCAGGAGTGGCCCGCCGCCGCCTCGACGCCGAACTCGTCCGTCGCAAACTCGCCCGCTCGCGGGAGCACGCCAGCCAGCTCATCGCCGCCGGGCGGGTCAGCGTCGGCGGCGCGCTCGCGCTGAAACCGGCGACGCAGGTCGAGACGAGCGCCCCCGTCGTCGTCACCCCCGACGAGGACGACCCCGACTACGTCTCGCGCGGCGGGCACAAGCTCGCCGGGGCCCTGGAGGCGTTCGTGCCGCGCGGGCTGCGCGTCGAGGGACGGCGCGCGCTCGACGCGGGCGCGTCCACCGGGGGCTTCACCGATGTGCTGCTGCGCGCGGGCGTCGCCCAGGTCGTCGCCGTCGACGTCGGGTACGGGCAGCTCGCCTGGTCGCTCCAGAGCGACCCCCGCGTCGTCGTCAAGGACCGCACCAACGTGCGCGAGCTGAGTCTCGACCTCATCGACGACGAGCCCGTGGGCCTCGTCGTCGGGGACCTCTCCTTCATCCCGCTCGGCCTCGTCCTGCCCGCCCTCGTCCGCTGCTGCGCCCCCGACGCCGACCTGGTCCTCATGGTCAAGCCGCAGTTCGAGGTGGGCAGGGAACGGCTCGGCAGCGGCGGCGTCGTGCGCAGCCCCGAACTGCGCGCCGAGGCCGTCCGGCGCGTCGCCGCGCAGGCGGCCGAACTGGGGCTCGGTGTCCTCGGCGTCACCGCGAGCCCCCTGCCCGGACCCTCCGGGAACGTCGAGTACTTTCTTTGGCTGCGTGCCGGGGCTCCCCCGCTCGACCCGGCCGACGTCGACCGAGCGGTTGCGGAAGGACCCCGATGA
- a CDS encoding glycosyltransferase family 4 protein — protein sequence MSSPSSPSSRAGHTPLRTVQVLGGGSAGSSVHVRSLAAGLAARGVRVTVCAPHPLETAYDFTSVGARHIHIPRGSDPVSLAALRTVCADADLVHAHGLHAGLRTALALAGRRVPLVVTWHTRGHAEGARAHALRLLERRVARAATVLLATSSDLVDRARARGARDARLAPVALPAPPPPPARAPAEQKARADVGAVERPLVLAAGSLVRHRGYEALLDAARAWRALDPVPLLAVAGEGPLRGALQARIEAEDLPVRLLGSRDDLPALLAATDVAVLPSRWEARALFAQEALSLGVPLVASAVGGIPELVGDAAELVPYGDAPALAARVAALLADPARRAELSRAGRRQAAGWPTEDATVAQVLSVYDELTYPEPLF from the coding sequence GTGAGCAGTCCGTCGAGCCCGTCGAGCCGAGCAGGGCACACTCCGCTGCGCACGGTGCAGGTACTCGGCGGGGGCAGCGCGGGCAGCAGCGTGCACGTGCGCTCGCTCGCCGCCGGGCTCGCCGCGCGCGGGGTACGGGTCACCGTGTGCGCGCCCCACCCGCTGGAGACCGCCTACGACTTCACCTCCGTCGGCGCGCGCCACATCCACATCCCGCGCGGCAGCGACCCCGTCTCGCTCGCCGCGCTCCGCACCGTCTGCGCCGACGCCGACCTCGTCCACGCGCACGGCCTGCACGCCGGGCTGCGCACCGCGCTCGCCCTCGCCGGACGCCGCGTCCCGCTCGTCGTCACCTGGCACACGCGCGGCCACGCCGAAGGCGCCCGCGCCCACGCGCTGCGCCTCCTCGAACGCCGCGTCGCCCGCGCCGCGACCGTCCTCCTCGCCACCTCCTCCGACCTCGTCGACCGCGCCCGCGCCCGGGGCGCACGCGACGCGCGCCTCGCCCCCGTCGCCCTGCCCGCGCCGCCCCCGCCGCCCGCGCGCGCCCCCGCCGAGCAGAAGGCGCGCGCCGATGTCGGCGCGGTCGAGCGGCCCCTCGTCCTCGCGGCCGGCTCGCTCGTACGGCACCGCGGATACGAGGCGCTGCTGGACGCGGCGCGCGCCTGGCGGGCGCTCGACCCCGTACCGCTGCTCGCCGTCGCGGGCGAGGGACCGCTGCGCGGCGCACTCCAGGCCAGGATCGAGGCGGAGGACCTTCCCGTACGCCTGCTCGGCAGCCGCGACGACCTGCCCGCGCTGCTCGCCGCGACCGATGTCGCCGTGCTGCCGAGCCGCTGGGAGGCGCGCGCCCTGTTCGCGCAGGAGGCGCTGAGCCTCGGCGTGCCGCTCGTCGCCTCGGCGGTCGGCGGCATCCCCGAACTCGTCGGCGACGCCGCCGAACTCGTCCCGTACGGCGACGCCCCCGCCCTCGCCGCGCGCGTCGCGGCCCTCCTCGCCGACCCCGCCCGGCGCGCCGAGCTGAGCCGCGCGGGCCGACGCCAGGCGGCCGGCTGGCCGACCGAGGACGCGACCGTCGCGCAGGTGCTCAGCGTCTACGACGAACTGACGTACCCCGAGCCGCTGTTCTGA
- the recN gene encoding DNA repair protein RecN, translated as MVMCVLEEMRIRSLGVIDDAVVELSPGFTAVTGETGAGKTMVVTSLGLLLGGRADAALVRIGAKSAVVEGRLTLPPGSAVARRIEEAGAELDEDALLISRTVSAEGRSRAHLGGRSVPNGMLAELADELVAVHGQTDQQGLLKPARQRAALDRYAGEAVAVPLAAYRTAYRGLRAVANELAELTTRARERAQEADLLRFGLDEIAAVEPLPGEDAELAAEAERLGNAETLRAAAAGAHTSLVGNPEDPESIEATSLVAGAQRALDSAGAHDPALAKLAGRLGEIGILLTDVAGELAGYADDLDADPLRLAAVEDRRAALAQLTRKYGPDSDAVLEWARASAERLGELDGDDERITALAAERERLAAELAQLAAELTRARTEAAERFAGAVTAELASLAMPHARVSFAVSATEVDEESEGVVLDGRRLAYGPYGVDEVELLLAPHPGAPPRPIAKGASGGELSRVMLAVEVVFAGTDPVPTYLFDEVDAGVGGKAAVEIGRRLARLARGAQVVVVTHLPQVAAFADRQLLVEKTHDGSVTSSGVKVLEGEARVRELSRMLAGQEDSETARAHAEELLAAARGDRDADTKG; from the coding sequence ATGGTCATGTGCGTGTTGGAGGAGATGCGGATACGGTCGCTCGGCGTCATCGACGACGCGGTGGTGGAGCTGTCACCCGGCTTCACGGCCGTGACGGGTGAGACCGGCGCGGGCAAGACGATGGTGGTCACGAGCCTCGGGCTGCTGCTCGGGGGACGTGCCGACGCGGCGCTCGTACGGATCGGGGCGAAGTCGGCCGTCGTCGAGGGCAGACTCACGCTGCCCCCTGGGTCCGCCGTGGCGCGGCGGATCGAGGAGGCCGGGGCCGAACTCGACGAGGACGCGCTGCTCATCAGCCGTACCGTTTCCGCCGAAGGCCGCTCGCGCGCCCACCTCGGCGGCCGGTCCGTGCCCAACGGGATGCTCGCCGAACTCGCCGACGAACTCGTCGCCGTGCACGGCCAGACCGACCAGCAGGGGCTGCTCAAGCCCGCCCGGCAGCGCGCCGCGCTCGACCGGTACGCGGGCGAGGCCGTCGCCGTCCCGCTCGCCGCTTACCGCACCGCCTACCGCGGCCTGCGCGCCGTCGCGAACGAACTCGCCGAACTGACCACGCGCGCCAGGGAACGGGCCCAGGAGGCCGACCTGCTTCGCTTCGGCCTCGACGAGATCGCCGCCGTCGAGCCGCTCCCCGGCGAGGACGCCGAACTCGCCGCCGAGGCCGAGCGGCTCGGCAACGCCGAGACCCTGCGCGCCGCGGCGGCCGGAGCCCACACCTCGCTCGTCGGCAACCCCGAGGACCCCGAGTCCATCGAGGCCACCTCGCTCGTCGCCGGGGCGCAGCGCGCCCTCGACAGCGCGGGCGCCCACGACCCGGCGCTCGCCAAGCTCGCCGGGCGCCTCGGCGAGATCGGCATCCTCCTCACCGACGTCGCGGGCGAACTCGCCGGGTACGCCGACGACCTCGACGCCGACCCGCTCAGGCTCGCCGCCGTCGAGGACCGCCGCGCCGCGCTCGCGCAGCTCACCCGTAAGTACGGGCCCGACAGCGACGCCGTCCTGGAGTGGGCCCGCGCCTCCGCCGAACGGCTCGGCGAACTCGACGGCGACGACGAGCGCATCACCGCGCTCGCCGCCGAACGCGAACGGCTCGCCGCCGAACTCGCCCAGCTCGCCGCCGAGCTGACCCGGGCCCGTACCGAGGCGGCCGAGCGCTTCGCCGGGGCCGTCACCGCGGAACTCGCGTCGCTCGCCATGCCGCACGCCCGCGTCAGCTTCGCCGTCTCCGCGACCGAGGTCGACGAGGAGAGCGAGGGCGTCGTCCTCGACGGGCGGCGCCTCGCCTACGGCCCGTACGGGGTCGACGAGGTCGAACTGCTCCTCGCCCCGCACCCCGGCGCGCCGCCCCGGCCCATCGCCAAGGGCGCCTCGGGCGGTGAGCTGTCCCGCGTCATGCTCGCCGTCGAGGTCGTCTTCGCCGGGACCGACCCCGTGCCCACCTACCTCTTCGACGAGGTCGACGCCGGGGTCGGCGGCAAGGCGGCCGTCGAGATCGGGCGGCGGCTCGCGCGGCTCGCGCGCGGGGCGCAGGTCGTCGTCGTCACCCACCTGCCGCAGGTCGCCGCCTTCGCCGACCGGCAGCTTCTCGTCGAGAAGACGCACGACGGGAGCGTCACCAGCTCCGGCGTCAAGGTCCTGGAGGGCGAGGCGCGCGTACGGGAGCTGTCCCGGATGCTCGCCGGGCAGGAGGACTCCGAAACGGCCAGGGCGCACGCGGAGGAACTGCTCGCCGCGGCGCGCGGGGACCGGGACGCCGACACGAAGGGGTGA
- a CDS encoding DUF1015 family protein yields the protein MTSPGTEQNGLRLSPFRGVRYVAERVRSLAAVTSPPYDVVVRPDGLLHLENADPHNIVRLILPQGDSPAVRDEQAARTLRAWLADGILAVDERPALYVYEQRGDGILQRGVIGALRLSEPSEGVVLPHEDVIPEVVAERADLLRATAANLEPLLLTYHGPEEEGPGAARVIEETVRTAPLLATTTEDGFAHRLWAVTDPARIAEVRADLAARQALIADGHHRWATYLRLRQQHPSPGPWDEGLVLLVDTARFPLRVRAIHRLLPALPLKEALAALDGTFRVRQVDGPLRHARQALADAAEEGNAFLLTDGATFHLADRPDPALLARTVPSGPPPAWRSLDATVLHTTLLDHLWHVPDAPGSISYLHDAAAVAEQAARTGGTAVLLHPVPESVVRELAGQGVRMPRKSTSFGPKPATGLVLRDLTV from the coding sequence ATGACTTCTCCGGGGACCGAGCAGAACGGACTGCGCCTGTCGCCCTTCCGCGGCGTGCGCTACGTCGCGGAGCGGGTGCGCTCGCTCGCCGCCGTGACCTCTCCGCCGTACGACGTCGTCGTACGCCCGGACGGCCTGCTGCACCTGGAGAACGCCGACCCGCACAACATCGTCCGGCTCATCCTCCCGCAGGGGGACTCCCCGGCTGTGCGCGACGAGCAGGCCGCCCGCACGCTGCGCGCCTGGCTCGCCGACGGCATCCTCGCCGTCGACGAACGACCGGCGCTCTACGTGTACGAGCAACGCGGCGACGGCATCCTCCAGCGCGGCGTCATCGGCGCCCTCCGCCTCTCGGAGCCGTCCGAGGGCGTCGTCCTCCCGCACGAGGACGTCATTCCCGAGGTGGTGGCCGAACGCGCCGACCTCCTCCGCGCGACGGCCGCGAACCTGGAGCCGCTCCTTCTCACGTACCACGGTCCCGAGGAGGAGGGGCCCGGCGCGGCACGGGTCATCGAGGAGACCGTCCGGACCGCTCCGCTCCTCGCCACGACCACCGAGGACGGCTTCGCGCACCGCCTGTGGGCGGTGACGGACCCGGCCCGGATCGCCGAGGTGCGGGCCGATCTCGCGGCGCGTCAAGCGCTCATCGCGGACGGCCACCATCGCTGGGCCACATACCTGCGGCTGAGACAGCAGCACCCCTCCCCCGGCCCCTGGGACGAGGGCCTCGTCCTGCTGGTGGACACGGCACGCTTTCCGCTCCGGGTACGCGCGATCCACCGCCTGCTGCCCGCGCTCCCCCTGAAGGAGGCCCTCGCGGCCCTGGACGGTACTTTCCGCGTACGCCAGGTGGACGGTCCGTTGCGGCACGCCCGCCAAGCCCTCGCGGACGCCGCAGAGGAGGGCAACGCCTTCCTCCTCACCGACGGCGCCACCTTCCATCTCGCCGACCGCCCCGATCCCGCGCTCCTCGCACGCACCGTCCCGTCCGGCCCGCCGCCCGCCTGGCGCTCCCTGGACGCGACCGTCCTGCACACGACGCTCCTCGACCACCTCTGGCACGTACCCGACGCCCCGGGCTCGATCAGCTACCTGCACGACGCCGCGGCCGTCGCCGAACAGGCCGCGCGCACAGGCGGCACAGCGGTCCTCCTCCACCCCGTCCCCGAGTCGGTCGTACGGGAACTCGCCGGCCAGGGCGTCCGGATGCCCCGCAAGTCGACCTCCTTCGGCCCGAAACCGGCGACGGGCCTCGTCCTCCGCGATCTGACGGTATGA
- a CDS encoding tetratricopeptide repeat protein → MRQELMSLPKTLADDVARNLVMVAQLIDEDPEKAYGYAKVALRLASRVGAVREAAGFASYATQRYDEALKEFRTARRMSGSVELWPVIADCERGLGRPEKALEMAGAPEVQKLDKAGQVEMRLVAAGARRDLGQLDAAIVTLQSPELASNGVHPWTARLRYAYADALLAADRTEEAREWFAKAVESDKDGTTDASDRLAELDGVEFTDAYEDDGEADEESGAVEHVAVEDAEPKDVRSEDALGADDAHEARQDD, encoded by the coding sequence GTGCGCCAGGAGCTGATGAGCCTGCCCAAGACGCTGGCCGACGACGTGGCGCGCAACCTCGTGATGGTCGCGCAGCTCATCGACGAGGACCCCGAGAAGGCGTACGGGTACGCGAAGGTCGCGCTGCGGCTCGCCTCGCGCGTCGGCGCCGTACGCGAGGCCGCCGGCTTCGCCTCGTACGCGACGCAGCGCTACGACGAGGCGCTGAAGGAGTTCCGTACCGCGCGGCGCATGTCGGGCAGCGTGGAGCTGTGGCCTGTCATCGCGGACTGCGAGCGCGGGCTCGGTCGGCCCGAGAAGGCACTTGAGATGGCCGGGGCGCCCGAGGTGCAGAAGCTGGACAAGGCCGGGCAGGTCGAGATGCGGCTCGTCGCCGCCGGGGCCCGTCGCGACCTCGGACAGCTCGACGCCGCGATCGTGACCCTCCAGAGCCCCGAGCTGGCCTCGAACGGTGTCCACCCGTGGACCGCGCGACTGCGCTACGCCTACGCCGACGCGCTGCTCGCCGCGGACCGTACCGAAGAGGCCCGCGAGTGGTTCGCGAAGGCCGTCGAGTCCGACAAGGACGGCACGACCGACGCCTCCGACCGGCTCGCGGAGCTGGACGGAGTCGAGTTCACGGACGCCTACGAGGACGACGGCGAGGCGGACGAGGAGTCCGGCGCCGTCGAGCACGTGGCGGTCGAGGACGCCGAGCCCAAGGACGTACGGTCCGAGGACGCCCTCGGCGCCGACGACGCGCACGAGGCGCGGCAGGACGACTGA
- a CDS encoding HAD-IIA family hydrolase has translation MTEDVRTATGASEERLDAVYDTALLDLDGVVYAGGEAVAHAVDSLATAREGGMHLAYVTNNALRPPSAVAAHLSELGVPADTSDVITSAQAVARLIADEQPEGARVLLIGGEGLRQALVERGLVPVDSADDEPAAVAQGYGGPDFPWSRFAEAGYAVRAGVPWYASNTDLTIPSGRGIAPGNGAAVEVVRIASGGEPKVAGKPLPPMHRETILRTGAKRPLVVGDRLDTDIEGAHAGGVDSLLVLTGVTDVAALLRAVPEHRPTYVGRDLRELLVGHEAPRVEGDGAWACDGARARVADGGLVLEGKGAGAEDGALLDGLRVLCAAAWSAGGERAFDGEIAGAVKALGELGGRLGRGRSVWAEEGA, from the coding sequence ATGACCGAGGATGTCCGGACCGCGACAGGAGCGAGCGAGGAACGGCTCGACGCGGTGTACGACACGGCGCTGCTCGACCTGGACGGGGTCGTCTACGCGGGCGGTGAGGCCGTGGCCCACGCCGTCGACTCGCTCGCGACCGCGCGCGAGGGCGGGATGCACCTCGCGTACGTCACCAACAACGCCCTGCGCCCGCCGTCCGCGGTCGCGGCGCACCTCAGTGAACTGGGCGTGCCGGCGGACACCTCGGATGTCATCACCTCGGCGCAAGCTGTCGCGCGGCTCATCGCGGACGAGCAGCCCGAGGGCGCGCGGGTGCTGCTCATCGGCGGCGAGGGGTTGCGGCAGGCGCTCGTCGAACGCGGCCTCGTGCCCGTCGACTCGGCCGACGACGAGCCCGCGGCGGTCGCGCAGGGCTACGGAGGCCCCGACTTCCCGTGGTCACGGTTCGCGGAGGCGGGCTACGCCGTACGGGCCGGGGTGCCGTGGTACGCCTCGAACACCGACCTCACGATTCCGAGCGGACGCGGGATCGCGCCGGGCAACGGGGCGGCCGTCGAGGTGGTGCGGATCGCCTCGGGCGGGGAGCCGAAGGTGGCCGGGAAGCCGCTCCCGCCGATGCACCGGGAAACGATTCTGCGCACGGGGGCGAAGCGGCCCCTCGTCGTGGGGGACCGGCTGGACACCGACATCGAGGGCGCGCACGCGGGTGGCGTCGACTCGCTGCTCGTGCTGACGGGCGTGACGGACGTGGCGGCGTTGCTGCGGGCGGTGCCGGAGCACCGGCCGACGTATGTGGGGCGGGACCTGCGGGAGTTGCTGGTGGGACACGAGGCACCGCGTGTCGAGGGTGACGGCGCGTGGGCATGCGACGGGGCGCGGGCGCGTGTCGCGGACGGGGGGCTTGTGCTGGAGGGGAAGGGGGCCGGTGCGGAGGATGGCGCGCTGCTCGACGGGCTGAGGGTGTTGTGCGCGGCGGCGTGGAGTGCGGGGGGAGAGCGGGCGTTCGACGGGGAAATCGCGGGGGCGGTGAAGGCGCTGGGGGAGTTGGGGGGGCGCTTGGGGCGAGGGAGGAGCGTGTGGGCGGAGGAGGGGGCGTGA
- a CDS encoding NAD kinase gives MTETAKPAHSEPAHTVQPGEGPRSVFLLAHTGRPAAIRSAELVVQGLLRCGLGVRVLEEEASDLPLPDTPKVELIQEATPEALDGCELLVVLGGDGTLLRGAELARASGVPMLGVNLGRVGFLAEAERDDLDRVVDRVVTRAYDVEERMTLDVLVHSGGKLVHTDWALNEAAVQKISPERMLEVVLEIDGRPVTGFGCDGIVCATPTGSTAYAFSAGGPVVWPEVEALLMVPISAHALFAKPLVTSPTSILAVEVQEGGSPSGVLWCDGRRTVPLPSGARVEVRRGAVPVRLARLHHASFTDRLVAKFALPVAGWRGAPA, from the coding sequence ATGACCGAGACCGCCAAGCCCGCCCACAGCGAGCCCGCCCACACCGTCCAGCCCGGCGAGGGCCCCCGCAGCGTCTTCCTCCTCGCCCACACCGGGCGGCCCGCCGCGATCCGCAGCGCGGAACTCGTCGTCCAGGGCCTCCTGCGCTGCGGCCTCGGCGTCCGGGTCCTGGAGGAGGAGGCGTCCGACCTGCCGCTGCCCGACACGCCCAAGGTCGAGCTGATCCAGGAGGCCACGCCCGAGGCGCTCGACGGCTGTGAACTCCTCGTCGTTCTCGGCGGCGACGGCACCCTCCTGCGCGGCGCCGAACTCGCCCGCGCCTCCGGCGTCCCCATGCTCGGCGTCAACCTCGGACGCGTCGGCTTCCTCGCCGAGGCCGAGCGCGACGACCTCGACCGCGTCGTCGACCGCGTCGTCACCCGCGCCTACGACGTCGAGGAACGCATGACCCTCGACGTCCTCGTGCACAGCGGCGGCAAGCTCGTGCACACCGACTGGGCGCTCAACGAGGCCGCCGTGCAGAAGATCTCCCCCGAGCGCATGCTCGAAGTCGTCCTGGAGATCGACGGCCGCCCCGTCACGGGCTTCGGCTGCGACGGCATCGTCTGCGCGACCCCCACCGGGTCCACCGCCTACGCCTTCTCCGCCGGAGGCCCCGTCGTCTGGCCCGAGGTCGAGGCGCTGCTCATGGTGCCCATCAGCGCCCACGCCCTCTTCGCCAAGCCCCTCGTCACCTCGCCCACCTCGATACTGGCCGTCGAGGTCCAGGAGGGCGGCTCGCCGAGCGGGGTCCTGTGGTGCGACGGGCGGCGCACCGTCCCGCTGCCCTCGGGCGCGCGCGTCGAGGTGCGGCGCGGCGCCGTCCCCGTCCGCCTCGCCCGGCTGCACCACGCCTCCTTCACCGACCGGCTCGTCGCCAAGTTCGCCCTCCCCGTCGCCGGCTGGCGCGGCGCCCCGGCCTGA
- a CDS encoding PucR family transcriptional regulator: MESQGGITVRRALELPGLRGGLPEVLACAERLDRTVRWVHAGEVPNIASLLKGGELLLTTGLGLGDRPAEQRAFVRRLAERGIAALVVELGPRFARLPAALVETARAAGLPLVQLHREVPFVAVTEEIHTEIVNGHYAVLRQAEEVHRHCTEAVLGGGGVPQVLTTLAEFGGNPVFLETAGGALLYGVWGGPGESEALPVWERLRGSRAARAEGPPAGSVLVDVAGAAPGTPEAVRARLVLLPVAGPVRPAHRLAMERVAGILAVVLMQARQEDELAALGRGDFLTDLAQARTAPEDAPARAAVLGFKPATGLLLPLVMRLPETTGALAPGGGWGQLVRAVHEELSGLGVPVLLGVRPVEGRVPLLLGLREEAERAGLADRAAAALRAGTERAGVVRPGAPDPVVVVGPAGGWAAAAAGLRHAARAADAAPDLDPRPWWDARRLDIDLLLWRLRGQPDLAAFVDRALGPLLRHDRTARPPLLPTLETFLDHAGRKAETARALHLNRQTLYNRLARIGELLGTDLDDPHTVLSLSLALRARRHA, from the coding sequence GTGGAGAGTCAGGGCGGGATCACGGTACGGCGGGCGCTGGAGCTGCCGGGGCTGCGCGGCGGGCTGCCGGAGGTGCTGGCCTGCGCGGAACGGCTCGACCGCACGGTGCGGTGGGTGCACGCGGGCGAGGTCCCGAACATCGCCTCGCTGCTCAAGGGCGGCGAACTGCTGCTCACCACCGGCCTCGGACTCGGCGACCGCCCCGCCGAGCAGCGCGCCTTCGTCCGGCGGCTCGCCGAGCGCGGTATCGCGGCGCTCGTCGTCGAGCTCGGCCCGCGCTTCGCGCGCCTGCCCGCCGCGCTCGTCGAGACGGCCCGCGCGGCCGGCCTCCCCCTCGTCCAGTTGCACCGCGAGGTCCCGTTCGTCGCGGTGACCGAGGAGATCCACACCGAGATCGTCAACGGGCACTACGCGGTCCTGCGCCAGGCCGAGGAGGTGCACAGGCACTGCACCGAGGCCGTGCTCGGCGGCGGGGGCGTGCCCCAGGTCCTCACCACACTCGCCGAGTTCGGCGGCAACCCGGTCTTCCTGGAAACGGCCGGCGGCGCCCTGCTGTACGGGGTGTGGGGCGGGCCGGGCGAGAGCGAGGCGCTCCCGGTGTGGGAGCGGCTGCGGGGCAGCAGGGCGGCGCGCGCGGAGGGCCCGCCCGCCGGTTCGGTGCTCGTGGACGTGGCGGGCGCGGCGCCCGGCACGCCGGAGGCGGTACGGGCCCGCCTGGTCCTGCTCCCGGTGGCGGGTCCCGTGCGGCCCGCGCACCGGCTCGCGATGGAACGCGTCGCCGGAATCCTCGCCGTGGTCCTCATGCAGGCGCGGCAGGAGGACGAGCTGGCGGCACTCGGCAGGGGCGACTTCCTCACCGATCTCGCCCAGGCACGTACCGCCCCCGAGGACGCGCCCGCGCGTGCCGCCGTGCTCGGCTTCAAACCGGCGACGGGGCTGCTCCTGCCGCTCGTGATGAGACTCCCCGAGACGACGGGCGCGCTCGCGCCCGGGGGCGGCTGGGGGCAGCTCGTACGGGCCGTGCACGAGGAGCTGAGCGGGCTCGGCGTGCCCGTACTGCTGGGCGTGCGGCCCGTGGAGGGGCGGGTGCCGCTGCTGCTCGGGCTGCGCGAGGAGGCGGAGCGCGCGGGGCTCGCGGACCGGGCCGCCGCGGCCCTGCGGGCGGGTACGGAGCGGGCCGGGGTGGTGCGCCCCGGCGCCCCGGACCCCGTGGTCGTCGTGGGTCCGGCGGGAGGCTGGGCGGCGGCTGCCGCGGGTTTGCGGCACGCGGCGCGCGCGGCGGACGCGGCCCCGGACCTGGACCCGCGCCCGTGGTGGGACGCGCGGCGCCTGGACATCGATCTGCTGCTGTGGCGGCTGCGCGGCCAGCCCGACCTCGCGGCCTTCGTCGACCGGGCGCTCGGCCCGCTCCTGCGCCACGACCGCACGGCGCGCCCCCCGCTCCTGCCGACCCTGGAGACGTTCCTCGACCACGCGGGCCGCAAGGCGGAGACGGCGCGCGCCCTGCACCTCAACCGCCAGACCCTCTACAACCGCCTCGCACGGATCGGTGAACTCCTCGGCACGGACCTCGACGACCCGCACACGGTGCTCTCGCTGAGCCTGGCACTGCGGGCGAGGCGGCACGCGTGA